A genomic region of Alicyclobacillus sp. SO9 contains the following coding sequences:
- a CDS encoding S9 family peptidase: MNTVTTRTLLDLKFSSDPQIAPDGKSFVYVLTGLNEEENRYQSRVHKVYFETFEDFCFTAGSGVEGVAQDKNPLFSPDGKWLAFLSDRTGKFQLYVMPYTGGEPVRITNFRKGIGSYSWAPDSRTLVFSARDYHEGTKSDVRTVKTLRYWMNGTGFYGDDALHLWTVSRNGDNLTQITDGPFDEDQPVFSPDGRKVVFVSWRHENQIEIMPSIYSVDTTDRKVELIYEGLGYTFAPVFSPDGQSIAFFGHQQGETSAANNHVWVVSAKGGEAVDLTPQFEFGQGNHVGTDARYDSAPEQPVWSTDGSYIYFTATSGGNCNLYKVSLEGNISQVSPDEPAVINSFAARNETIVMAKETPICPAEMYAQEGSSSNAVTTHNDGLLSGLDLSHPERLSWQASDGLPLEGWLLKPPSFEEDQKHEKEQKHDEIQKYPMVLEIHGGPHTCYGNTFHHELQLLAASGYLVLYMNPRGSTGYGEDFVKGCIGDWGGKDYEDIMSGVDLVESRPYVDRTKMFVTGGSYGGYMTNWIVGHDNRFCAAVTQRSICNLYSMYGTSDIGYFFNYKELGGADLWEQEDFVMERSPIRYVPQVETPTKIIHSKEDLRCRMEQAEQWYIALKRRGVDTELVRFPDENHELSRSGKPAHRIERLDHIINWFDHYRFGTTVDKTVDKTEQQK; this comes from the coding sequence ATGAATACTGTGACGACACGCACTCTGTTGGACCTAAAGTTCAGCTCAGATCCACAGATAGCTCCTGACGGAAAATCCTTTGTTTACGTTTTGACTGGGCTTAATGAAGAAGAAAATCGATACCAGAGCAGGGTACATAAGGTGTACTTCGAAACGTTTGAAGACTTTTGCTTTACGGCGGGATCAGGTGTTGAGGGAGTGGCACAAGACAAAAACCCTCTTTTTTCACCGGACGGTAAATGGCTTGCATTTCTGTCGGACCGGACGGGAAAATTTCAATTGTACGTGATGCCGTACACGGGAGGAGAACCGGTAAGAATAACGAATTTTAGAAAAGGTATTGGCAGCTATTCATGGGCACCGGACAGCCGTACACTGGTGTTTTCTGCGCGCGACTACCATGAAGGCACTAAGTCTGACGTGCGAACCGTTAAGACACTTCGATACTGGATGAACGGAACAGGATTCTATGGTGACGATGCACTCCACTTGTGGACCGTTTCAAGGAACGGGGACAATCTTACGCAAATAACGGATGGCCCTTTTGATGAGGATCAGCCGGTATTTTCTCCTGACGGCAGGAAGGTCGTCTTTGTATCCTGGAGGCACGAAAATCAAATTGAAATTATGCCGTCTATCTACTCGGTTGATACAACCGATAGAAAAGTAGAACTGATATACGAGGGGCTGGGGTATACGTTCGCGCCCGTCTTCTCACCCGATGGACAGAGCATTGCATTCTTCGGTCACCAACAGGGAGAAACCAGCGCAGCCAATAACCACGTATGGGTGGTTTCTGCCAAAGGCGGTGAGGCGGTAGACTTGACGCCCCAGTTTGAATTTGGCCAAGGCAATCACGTTGGCACAGATGCACGATATGACAGTGCACCGGAACAGCCAGTGTGGTCGACAGATGGCAGTTACATTTATTTCACAGCCACATCCGGAGGAAACTGCAATCTGTACAAAGTAAGCCTGGAAGGGAACATTTCACAGGTGAGCCCTGATGAGCCTGCTGTGATAAACTCGTTTGCTGCGCGCAACGAAACAATTGTTATGGCAAAAGAAACGCCGATTTGCCCAGCAGAAATGTATGCGCAAGAAGGTAGCTCCTCCAATGCCGTGACGACGCACAACGACGGTCTTCTTTCGGGATTGGATTTGTCGCATCCGGAGCGTTTGTCATGGCAAGCGAGCGACGGACTTCCCCTCGAAGGGTGGCTGTTAAAACCGCCGTCCTTTGAAGAAGACCAAAAACATGAAAAAGAGCAAAAGCATGACGAAATTCAAAAATACCCGATGGTCTTAGAGATTCACGGAGGCCCGCACACTTGCTACGGGAATACGTTTCATCATGAATTGCAACTTCTGGCTGCAAGCGGCTATCTGGTGCTGTACATGAATCCTCGGGGCAGCACGGGATATGGCGAGGACTTTGTGAAAGGTTGTATTGGCGATTGGGGCGGCAAGGATTATGAAGATATCATGTCTGGTGTCGATTTGGTTGAATCGAGGCCGTACGTAGATCGTACGAAAATGTTTGTCACCGGCGGAAGTTACGGCGGTTACATGACGAACTGGATTGTCGGACATGACAATCGCTTTTGTGCAGCAGTCACGCAGCGGTCCATTTGCAATTTATACAGTATGTACGGCACCAGCGATATCGGTTATTTCTTTAATTACAAAGAGCTTGGTGGTGCAGACTTATGGGAGCAGGAAGATTTCGTTATGGAACGTTCGCCAATCAGATATGTTCCCCAGGTTGAGACACCAACCAAAATTATTCATTCAAAAGAGGACCTGCGCTGCAGAATGGAGCAGGCCGAACAGTGGTATATCGCGTTGAAGCGGCGCGGAGTGGACACTGAATTGGTTCGATTTCCAGACGAAAACCATGAATTGTCCAGGTCTGGCAAGCCGGCTCACCGTATTGAACGTTTAGATCACATTATCAATTGGTTCGACCATTATCGATTTGGTACGACAGTGGATAAGACAGTGGATAAGACAGAGCAGCAAAAATGA